In Scleropages formosus chromosome 20, fSclFor1.1, whole genome shotgun sequence, a single window of DNA contains:
- the gpr146 gene encoding G-protein coupled receptor 146, with protein sequence MWSCMVYNSTDDPLDHQLCLDFGLILSVISLTYLIICFPVGLCYNVLLVVVNLSNKGSMTMPDVYFVNIAIAGLVLSVVAPVELLGPRFTRWPIWDYNNEIYITLLILFNISSLVVMYSTTLLSLDYYIERALPRTYMSSVYNTKHVCGFIWGGAVLTSFSSLLFYVCNHVSTKIIECSKMQNKEAADAIMIFIGYVVPAVAVLYAFVLILRIRKEATPLDQDSGRLDPSIHRLLLTSVCVQFVLWTPYYMTLLVHTLVSHRELYLYISQATIYYFLGCLSQLLAFSSSFITPLMYRKMNRNFSHKLQRLLKRLHCGEQGCAHERSEVQQVFT encoded by the coding sequence ATGTGGAGCTGCATGGTTTACAACAGCACAGATGACCCTTTGGACCACCAGCTCTGCCTTGACTTTGGACTCATTCTGTCTGTCATCTCCCTCACCTACCTCATCATCTGCTTTCCCGTGGGACTCTGCTACAatgtgctgctggtggtggtaaACCTCTCCAACAAGGGGAGCATGACCATGCCAGATGTCTATTTCGTCAACATAGCCATCGCTGGTCTTGTACTAAGTGTGGTTGCACCCGTTGAGTTGCTGGGGCCCAGGTTCACGAGGTGGCCTATATGGGATTACAACAATGAGATCTACATCACCTTACTCATTCTCTTCAACATCTCATCACTGGTGGTCATGTACTCCACCACATTGCTCAGCCTGGACTACTATATTGAGCGCGCCCTGCCGCGCACCTACATGTCCAGTGTCTACAACACCAAGCATGTGTGTGGCTTCATTTGGGGGGGTGCTGTGCTCACCAGCTTCTCGTCCCTGCTATTCTATGTCTGCAATCACGTGTCCACCAAGATCATCGAGTGCTCCAAGATGCAGAACAAGGAAGCAGCTGATGCCATCATGATATTCATTGGCTATGTGGTGCCCGCTGTGGCCGTCCTGTATGCTTTTGTGCTCATCCTACGCATCCGGAAGGAGGCTACACCTCTGGACCAGGACTCAGGGAGGCTGGACCCTTCCATCCATCGGCTGCTCCTcacctctgtctgtgtgcagtttgtccTGTGGACGCCGTACTACATGACCCTGCTGGTGCACACACTTGTCAGTCATCGTGAACTATACTTGTACATATCGCAAGCCACCATCTACTACTTCCTGGGGTGTCTATCTCAGCTGTTGGCCTTCTCCAGCAGCTTTATAACACCCTTAATGTACAGGAAGATGAACAGGAACTTCTCTCACAAGCTCCAGCGTCTCCTCAAGAGGTTGCACTGCGGAGAACAGGGGTGTGCCCATGAGCGCTCCGAGGTGCAACAGGTGTTCACGTGA
- the LOC108923917 gene encoding uncharacterized protein LOC108923917, giving the protein MKVQGTSSTENLLVLEKIAANDITSRANYCYALFWSLGTATGLFLYYSFMKRCRQTKGNWTWRDTVLCNYCISEFYILLFSMSSLVHRPDYMHVTNINCAVLSFVFNLACICGEFLQVLMALIFACHKDHFPLQRFTRVQDRPIAAVGVTSLLSLLLCVVLAVLREQQPLHDYTDCQLDPFDAPYTYDVVKMTIGFIFPIFLKLVLLVVWILNDPSFLSSLKDNPVYPAVTTVTFACRLFYNIVLMDRAAMKPGKPSLWKEALMTVAEFVLFSGSSICLVLVLCLHGPCRATLKETAGHLQKCCSGIGGRDANRRVMATHIEFQQTAVTDN; this is encoded by the exons atg AAGGTACAAGGAACCAGTTCTACTGAGAACCTGCTTGTACTGGAGAAAATTGCAGCAAATGACATCACTTCAAGGGCAAACTACTGCTATGCCCTCTTCTGGTCCCTGGGCACAGCCACAGGGCTCTTCCTCTACTACAGCTTTATGAAGCGCTGCCGGCAGACCAAGGGCAACTGGACGTGGCGTGACACAGTCCTCTGCAACTACTGCATCTCCGAATTCTACATCCTGCTCTTCTCCATGTCCTCCCTGGTACACAGGCCCGACTACATGCACGTCACGAACATCAACTGCGCTGTGCTCTCCTTTGTCTTCAACTTGGCCTGCATCTGCGGAGAGTTCCTGCAGGTGCTCATGGCCCTCATCTTCGCATGTCACAAAGACCATTTCCCCCTCCAACGTTTCACGAGGGTCCAAGACCGGCCAATCGCAGCTGTGGGCGTGACATCCCTTctctccctgctgctctgcGTGGTGTTGGCGGTACTGCGCGAACAGCAGCCGCTCCATGACTACACAGACTGCCAGCTGGACCCCTTCGATGCCCCGTACACCTATGACGTGGTCAAGATGACCATAGGATTCATCTTTCCCATTTTCCTCAAGCTAGTTCTCCTAGTCGTCTGGATTCTGAATGACCCCAGCTTCCTGTCAAGCCTTAAAGATAACCCCGTTTACCCTGCAGTTACCACGGTGACCTTTGCCTGCCGCCTATTCTACAATATCGTGCTGATGGACAGAGCGGCCATGAAGCCTGGAAAGCCCTCACTGTGGAAAGAGGCGCTAATGACCGTGGCGGAGTTTGTGCTCTTCTCGGGCAGCAGCATCTGCCTTGTCCTCGTTTTGTGTCTCCACGGGCCCTGCCGGGCAACCCTAAAAGAAACCGCGGGTCACCTGCAAAAATGTTGCAGTGGGATAGGTGGCCGGGATGCCAACCGCCGCGTCATGGCCACCCATATAGAGTTTCAGCAGACCGCAGTGACAGACAACTGA